The DNA region ATAAGAAGACTGAATGCTGCACAACCCATAAGAGATATGGACTCTCATTACATAATCGATGGTTCTCATTATGGTGATTTAGTTTCTCCTTtttctagtttttttcttttttagatTTCTAGAAATTAACTTATTAACTTTCCTACTCTTATTATTGCAGCTTCCTATAGGGCTCAGACAATTCATTCACCGAATGCTGCTGCAATCCCCATGAGGAGGGGTTCTGAGACTGGCTATAGGCACATTAACCATCCACCATCCATGTTATATCATCCCGATGCTACATTCACCCAGAGGAGGGGTTTTGGGACTGACTATAGGCACATTAGCCATCCACCATCCATGTTATATCATCAAAATGCCCCATTCACCATGAGGAGGAGGGGTTTTGGGACTGGTTATAGGCACATTAGCCATCCACCATCAATTATTGGACATCAAACTCTTCCTCCTACTGGTTTTCACCAACTTGATGTAAGTTTTTGTTTTGCTTCTCTTGATAAATACTTTGTGTACTTCTGCAGTATGGctttatataaataatttttcatttatcGTGCAGGATGTTGCTTTATTGATTAATCGTATCAACAATGTGCGCATCAGAACTGAAAACACATCTTATGAGGTAAGTATGCAAAGTTTCATAGTTCACTTTCCTATCAAATTTGGATAGATATGACAAATAACATAAAGAATTGTAAACATCAAACTATATATGTCATTTGACTTAACTTTTCTAGTTCTTAAGAAATAATTATAACTCTTTTTTCATTTAAGCAAAATCATAAGACTAGTGGTATATTGGACAAGTTATTAACTCTTTGAAATTAAACAACAGGAGTTTCTTGCATTGGCTGAGCGTGTTGGCAATGTAAGCACAGGCTTATCGGATGAAATCATTACAGCCCAAATGAAGACCAAAGATTATATCGGAACAGGAGATACGGAAGAAAATGATTTGTGCGTGATATGTCAGGTAATTTATTTTGagctttataaatattttagcaTAAATTTAGATTGTAAATTGAAATAGTTTGCATTTTCCCTACTAACaagaattgtttttttttctttcacagGATGAATATACAACTCAAGAAAAAGTTGGAGTTCTTCAATGTGGACATGAATATCATGCAAGCTGCTTAAGGAAATGGCTCCAAATGAAAAATGTTTGCCCCATGTGCAAGTCAGAAGCATTGAGTGCTCAATGATCTTTTGTCCTTCCCACGCTCTTTTTGTGTTTTGTGAATACTCAACTTAGGTTGTATATGTAGTTTTTTCCCCATCTATTAAAATTTGCATTGTTCTCTGAATTAACCTACAGTGGATTTAATATGTGTTGTTTCTGCAATAATAAATTGATTCTTTCTTCTAGTGTTCTGTTTACCAGTTCTTCTATCTTGTTACTTATGATTATGAATTAGTAATTGAATATATTGAAGATTTTTTTATGTAGTAAACCAAGAGTGTGTTGAAAAGTGTGAGTTAGGGGATTTGTTTCTGACTATTTCTTTTTCTGCGAATTTTACTTGTCTTTGTATGGACTTTTGTCTTAGTGACCACCCATGGAAAGTACTGGATACATCATGCGCCAAAATTTatacacaatttttttattgtttgatGTGAAATGATTTGTCCATTTTTTAGTGAATTAGTTTTAGTTGTTTGAAgaatttctcaattttctgtCCGAATCACTTAGGCTGCTTATGAATTTATAGTTGGAATTTTGGTTGGAGTAGTTTGTTTAGGTGCTTGCtatgaatttcaaaaaattgAGCCTGCTCTAGGTTCTGCACAGCTTGAGGAATTGTCAGGTTGCCTCTTGAGGAAGTTCAGGGACTAGCTGGAATTCTGGAGCTTTTACTGTTTACCTTTTTCTTTTGTGGATTATCAGGTTCAGGTCTGCCTCACTGCTTTTTAGTGTTACTTTTTCAACAGGTCTTCAACAAATCATCACTTACAATTAAGATTCTTTGACATTAATTTTCAGCAAAAAGATCCTGTTATGAGGTTTAGACTTTATATGATAACTTGGGTATTGATCAAATTGCTTGTTAACATTAAATTGAATGGTGAGACTTGTATGTTAATATTTGTGCACCCATAGTCTTCCATCAATCATAATATTGTTATGTGTCTTTCCTTGCCACAATGGAACAAAGATATTCCAAATAACAATGTATTTTCATGAAGCTATTCATTTTTCTGCCTTAAGTGCCTTGAAACATGAACTCCATTCAGAACATTACGGGGATTTTGTTGCTAAGGGACACTTTCCAATAATAGTCTCAGttagtagtgtttttatttGGAATAGCTAGAAATGGTTGGACTGATTTGTTGGGAACCTGAGTTTCTACTTTCCTATTCTTGAGCTATAAGAAATTTCTATCTCTGCTTCCAGGATCACATTaattctgggtttaggtttgtatgagtgtaatttttttactgATACTACCAGTTCTAATATCAGTAGTTATTTTCTTAATGGGTTTAGAATTCTATTCTTCTATCCTAATAACTAACCCACTTTAGTTGGTTACAATTAGTTATTTCCTTTGCTCTGTTTGCACCCAACGTACACTTGTTTAATGACAGTTTTAAGCCCATGGCTATCAAATAACTTACAGGTTAACCTATTCTTTCATTTACTATTGATCTTTGAAACCCAATGTGTCTAGCCCTCATGCTATAATTTTCTATTTCTAGGTTTTAACCGTTTTAAAATAGTCTCATTTATGAACTAGTCGTCGataattcttttctttctctcttatgtatttatttaaattgttgCAGGAAAAGGGACTCTAATGTTCATGTTTGTGTGTATGACACCAATTTGGGCTATATTACTCATAATAGCTACTCGAACCATCAAGTTACCATTCAGTAGTCCTTTTCTCGATGAGATCCTCTTGTGAGCATAGACCAGCTGCTTTTTGTAGATTGAGTGGTAGTAAATTACTCAAAAGTTCAATGGAGCACTAATATTCCATATATTTGTATTTAGTAGTTATAGCAATCTCACATATATTCGAAAGCCCATTTTTAATTTGccccagaatcaattatatgTGTACATATCCTACATGGATGTTTTCACTTACATCCTTATTAAGCTATAGTTGTTGATAATCTGCTGCTGCCTAGGAATCTATCTTCAGGCTGCACTGTTTTAGTtgatattttgattattttcttaattgtagctatttttttaattgtagCTATCGCACTGTGAGATGCAAAGTTTGAATGAAAAATGTGAACAACAAACTGCATTTCATTactaaatctatctatctatctatttataatatataaattctTTCTCACCCATTTGTAACGGATCGGTCGATCAACAACAAGACTATCACATGAGACCGAGCCTCTTCCATATTCTGTGAATGCCCTGTGGTTCCGTTTCTTTTCAGTTTCATCCTAGCAGGACAGCAGCGCTCTTCTTTTTTACTCACAGAAGAAAACCGATCCCCTCACttctcattgtctctttcactCCCTTTCTCTTTTTGGCTTGACTGTGTCACTCCCCAATCCACCAATTGCTTCATGAACACCAAGGTATGGATTTCAATGCAGACAAAGGTAAGCCTTCCCCTACCCGTTCAAATCCCTTTTTTGATTCAATTAAACTCATTCATTTCTTTTTCCCAGCCTTGGCGAGAGAGTTCCTTCTCTCCTTTTGATTTCGGGTTCATCGAGACAAGGCAAATCATAAAACCCGAGTAATCCAAATTGAGCTCAAGGTCTGAATGAAGGTAatatttctctcttcctcttcattCAATGTTGATCTGCTACCCCATTGCATTTTCACATTTCTAATCACAATCATTGTTTTTGTGTGTGTTTCAGTATAGGGATCTCACTATCTCAAGCCAGATTcaatgaagaagctgaaggtgcTGATCGGCTCTAATCCACTTGAGAAGATGCCTCTTGAGATCAGGCGCTACTTTGAGACTCTCTTCTTAGCTTTGCATTCAACTTATACATTCATGATTgcccaattttattttattaacacAACTTCATCGTTTGACCATCGAATCCTTGCATTTCAGATTTGTGTTATATAGCTCAGATAGTCAGATGTATCTCATTGAGATCGAAATTCAGTTTGAAACAGTGTTTGTTGATGTCTTCAAGGGAGCGCATAGGGAACATGACTACCTCATGGTGCATGTATCACtttcattttataattttttttctaatctttTACTTTTATCACCCTGATCCCTCATGTGGTTTTCGCGCCCTAAAGGAGAACCAAGGACTGGTACTGGTTGTTATACTAGAAGGGGTTGCTGCTGTTTTTTCTGTTCTGTTATGGCTATGGCGCTGACTTTGATTAGCTTGGCATAAAGAGATGTTGAGTGATGCTTTCTTCAAGTTTTTGATATGTCTTGGGTGCTGTTTCATGCTTACggctactgctgctgctgctattgTCTCTTTTGCTGCAGCATGAGGTTGGTTAGTAAAGCTTGTTGGTAACTCCTTATGGTAATTCCTTGCTGGTATGGGGGTTGGATTGGATATTAGGACCAATTGTTAGTGTTGACTTCCTCaaattcatttttattattctGGGATTATTTGAGGGATGGGGTATGTGATACAAGGATGTGAATCTATGTGCTTGCTGCTGCTTGAATTCTTTTTAGTTTCACATGTCTCTGATTTCTTTGGTGCTCTGATATGGCCTGAGTTCCTAAGGTTCAAGATACACTGCTGTGTGCGGGTCTAATTATGCAGACTGTGTTCTGCACTATGAGGACTGTGGAATGGTAATTTGCGGGTGTCTTTGAGGTGCTGATGTGTGGTTCAATACTTAAAGAAGTGTGCCTTGTCTTGGATCACATCTATGATGGTTGCTGATTGTTGTATTCTGGTTTTTGCTTTTCTATTAgctttaaattatatttcttttgctgtcaaaaaaaaaaaattgtggtcCTTTTTTGGACActcaaattgagaattttactCTGATATGCTGTCTGGATTATTTGCTGACCCTCAAAATTAGGTGCACCCTTGAGCTGAATCAATTGGGGTTATGGAGGTAACTGTCAAAC from Lotus japonicus ecotype B-129 chromosome 2, LjGifu_v1.2 includes:
- the LOC130737665 gene encoding probable E3 ubiquitin-protein ligase ZFP1 is translated as MDSGTMVMVAGNGVSIDSHYILDGCDNGVASYRTLNAAEPIRRLNAAQPIRDMDSHYIIDGSHYASYRAQTIHSPNAAAIPMRRGSETGYRHINHPPSMLYHPDATFTQRRGFGTDYRHISHPPSMLYHQNAPFTMRRRGFGTGYRHISHPPSIIGHQTLPPTGFHQLDDVALLINRINNVRIRTENTSYEEFLALAERVGNVSTGLSDEIITAQMKTKDYIGTGDTEENDLCVICQDEYTTQEKVGVLQCGHEYHASCLRKWLQMKNVCPMCKSEALSAQ